The Haloarcula sp. H-GB4 genome segment GTACCTGCTAGCTGTGTGATCGTTCGCGGAGTATTTGTGCCCGCATCGTTTACAAGTAGTTGATGAGTGGTTCCGCCGCGGACCCGCCGTCGCCTGACCGACTGGCCGGCGTGTTCTCCGTCTCGTCAGTACGGCGGGTGGACGGCACTGTCAAGTATATCGGCGACCCGCTGGTGCCACCAGCCGCCGTCGCTGAGCAACTCAGGCCGGTGTTCCGACAGCAGGGCTATGATGTTCGACTCGAAGAACTCGGTCCCGAATCGGCTGCTGGGGCTACCGCGACGAGCAACGGTGGGGCTACTGTTGTCGATGATCTGGGCGCCGATGACTCGATTACCCCCGGTGGTACGCTAAACGCGCGTTCGACCCAGTACGCACTGGTGGCGGAGCCAGTCAGCACGGACACCGGCGGTGTTCCGTGGCTCAACATTGGGCTGCTGCTTGCGACTATCGCGTCGACCCTCTATGTCGGGGCGAGCGCCTGGTATTACATCCCGGTCGCTGAGAACCCACTTCGCGTGTTCGAAGCTTGGCCGTTCGTGGTCGCGATGCTGGGCGTGCTCGGCATCCACGAACTGGGTCACTACGCCGCGGCCCGCTATCACGGCGTCGACGTGACGCTCCCGTATTTCATCCCGTTCCCGTCGTATCTCGGCACGATGGGTGCGGTCATCAACATCCGTGGGCGGATTCCAGACCGGACGGCGCTGTTCGACATCGGTGTCGCCGGTCCGCTTGCCGGCCTCGTCGCGACAACAATTGTCACCGTCATCGGCCTCTCGATAGACCCGATTACTGTCCCGGAACGCGTGGCAAACAGCGGCACCGGTATCATCATTACATTCAATTATCCATTGCTGTTTCAGGCGCTGGAAGCGCTGGTGAACACGCTGGGGCTCGGGACCGAGGTCGGACCCGGTGAGTCTGTCCACCCCATCGTATTCGCCGGCTGGGCCGGGATGTTCTTCACGTTCCTGAACCTGCTCCCGGTAGGACAGCTCGACGGCGGCCACATCGTGCGGTCCATCGTCGGACGGCGTCAGGAAACCATCGCCGCCGC includes the following:
- a CDS encoding site-2 protease family protein: MSGSAADPPSPDRLAGVFSVSSVRRVDGTVKYIGDPLVPPAAVAEQLRPVFRQQGYDVRLEELGPESAAGATATSNGGATVVDDLGADDSITPGGTLNARSTQYALVAEPVSTDTGGVPWLNIGLLLATIASTLYVGASAWYYIPVAENPLRVFEAWPFVVAMLGVLGIHELGHYAAARYHGVDVTLPYFIPFPSYLGTMGAVINIRGRIPDRTALFDIGVAGPLAGLVATTIVTVIGLSIDPITVPERVANSGTGIIITFNYPLLFQALEALVNTLGLGTEVGPGESVHPIVFAGWAGMFFTFLNLLPVGQLDGGHIVRSIVGRRQETIAAAVPGALFALAGYLYFTRDPPPVGFGVWGLWVFWGLFATGLAYAGPARPTVDTTLDRRRALLGLLTFLLGLACFTPVPFEISAV